One Undibacter mobilis genomic region harbors:
- a CDS encoding transketolase family protein, whose protein sequence is MTRGAPVMNKPRLTTSAMIASIADADQPTKAAPFGNALVEVARKRSDIVGMTADLGKYTDLHIFGKAFPDRYYQMGMAEQLMFGAASGLAAEGFVPFATTYAVFATRRAYDFIHQTIAEENRNVKIVCALPGLTSGYGPSHQATEDLAVMRAMPNMTVIDPCDALEIEQAVPAIAEHQGPVYMRLLRGQVPLVLDKYDYRFEIGKAKLLCDGSDVLFISTGLMTMRTLEAAQKLAADKIAAAVLHVSTIKPLDADTILAQVRKPGRLVVVVENHTVIGGLGEAVAGVVLRDGIAPKFRHIGLPDEFLDAGALPTLHDRYGISTDAITKQTKQWLE, encoded by the coding sequence ATGACGCGAGGCGCCCCTGTGATGAACAAGCCGCGGCTCACAACGTCTGCAATGATCGCGTCGATCGCCGACGCCGATCAGCCGACCAAAGCCGCGCCGTTCGGCAATGCGCTGGTGGAAGTCGCGCGCAAGCGATCCGACATCGTCGGCATGACGGCAGATCTCGGCAAATACACCGACCTGCACATTTTCGGAAAAGCGTTTCCGGATCGCTACTACCAGATGGGCATGGCCGAGCAATTGATGTTCGGCGCCGCTTCCGGTCTGGCGGCCGAAGGCTTTGTGCCTTTCGCCACGACCTATGCGGTGTTCGCTACCCGCCGCGCCTACGACTTTATTCACCAGACGATCGCGGAGGAAAACCGCAACGTAAAGATCGTCTGCGCGCTGCCGGGGCTCACGTCCGGCTACGGGCCCAGCCATCAGGCGACTGAAGATCTCGCCGTGATGCGCGCGATGCCGAACATGACGGTCATCGATCCGTGCGACGCGCTGGAAATCGAACAGGCCGTGCCAGCCATCGCCGAGCATCAGGGGCCGGTTTATATGCGGCTGCTGCGCGGTCAGGTCCCGCTCGTGCTCGACAAGTACGACTACCGTTTCGAGATCGGGAAAGCGAAGCTGCTTTGTGACGGCAGCGACGTGCTGTTCATATCGACGGGCCTGATGACCATGCGGACGCTTGAGGCCGCGCAAAAGCTGGCTGCCGACAAGATCGCGGCGGCGGTGCTGCATGTCTCGACAATCAAGCCGCTGGATGCGGATACGATCCTCGCCCAGGTACGCAAGCCCGGCAGGCTCGTGGTGGTCGTCGAAAATCACACCGTCATTGGCGGCCTTGGCGAAGCGGTGGCCGGCGTCGTTCTGCGCGACGGCATCGCACCAAAATTCAGGCACATCGGGCTGCCCGACGAGTTTCTCGATGCGGGTGCGCTGCCGACGCTGCACGACAGGTACGGAATTTCGACTGACGCTATCACGAAGCAGACAAAGCAATGGCTTGAGTAG
- a CDS encoding TRAP transporter substrate-binding protein gives MTDNWKLSRRSLLQGTAMGIGLVAAPSILGAQSPTKISFGHGAAPGNPRTIAAEKFAEIVKAKSGGAIEVTVAGSAQLGDDVAMLTSLRTGVLGISANSQGPASAVVPELAAFGLPFLFADASSAIKIVGGKLGDQLKPKFDAVGLVPLGFWDNGIRHITNSKRAINSPEDLKGLKIRTPADPATIDIFQALGAGTAQIAFSELYIALQQGVVDGQENPLTNIASAKLFEVNKYISMSAHKWESTPVLMSKAVWSRLDKKGQDIVMAAAAEAGSLQVKLSEDANAKLVNDFKANANVAVNSVDRDAFRKATASVFDKWQEKPFGAFVKDLRASVGA, from the coding sequence ATGACTGACAATTGGAAGCTGTCTCGTCGTTCGCTGCTGCAAGGCACCGCTATGGGGATTGGACTGGTGGCCGCGCCGTCGATCCTGGGTGCTCAGAGCCCGACAAAGATTTCGTTCGGCCACGGTGCCGCGCCCGGCAATCCGCGCACGATCGCGGCCGAAAAGTTTGCCGAAATCGTAAAGGCAAAGAGCGGCGGTGCTATCGAAGTGACCGTGGCGGGCTCTGCGCAACTCGGCGACGATGTCGCCATGCTGACCAGCCTGCGCACCGGTGTGCTCGGCATCTCCGCCAATAGCCAGGGTCCGGCTTCGGCCGTGGTACCGGAGCTCGCCGCTTTCGGCTTACCGTTCCTGTTTGCCGATGCGAGCAGCGCCATCAAGATCGTCGGCGGCAAGCTCGGCGATCAGCTCAAGCCGAAGTTCGATGCGGTCGGCCTTGTCCCGCTCGGCTTCTGGGATAACGGCATTCGCCACATCACGAATTCAAAGCGGGCCATCAACAGCCCCGAGGATCTGAAGGGTCTGAAGATCCGTACGCCCGCCGACCCGGCCACGATCGACATCTTCCAGGCGCTCGGTGCGGGCACGGCCCAGATCGCATTCTCGGAGCTTTACATCGCTCTGCAGCAGGGCGTCGTCGACGGTCAGGAAAATCCGCTGACCAACATCGCTTCGGCCAAGCTGTTCGAAGTGAACAAGTACATCAGCATGTCTGCCCACAAGTGGGAATCGACGCCTGTTCTCATGTCGAAAGCGGTGTGGAGCCGCCTCGATAAGAAAGGTCAGGACATTGTGATGGCGGCCGCGGCGGAAGCCGGCAGCCTGCAGGTCAAGCTGTCCGAGGACGCCAACGCGAAGCTGGTCAACGACTTCAAGGCGAACGCAAACGTCGCGGTCAACTCGGTAGATCGTGACGCATTCCGCAAGGCGACTGCGTCGGTCTTCGACAAGTGGCAGGAAAAGCCGTTCGGCGCCTTCGTGAAGGACCTGCGCGCGTCTGTTGGGGCCTAA
- a CDS encoding TRAP transporter small permease has translation MQASDRGPLLAALDTADKIVRLACKWAVFSTGTVLLVAITIGVISRYVITVGGVDWAEELPKQLFAWFIMFGVVLAVQTGNHIAVDLALHALPERGKRLVMVLTSAIVVFAYAYLALTALEVADIAKFEINPVLGTPGSLPYFALALGAILTALTTMTIAIRIGLLGSAAAPQARPEDSVQ, from the coding sequence ATGCAAGCATCGGATCGGGGGCCGCTACTCGCGGCCCTCGATACCGCCGACAAAATCGTCAGGCTTGCCTGTAAGTGGGCGGTCTTTTCAACAGGCACCGTCCTGCTGGTCGCCATCACAATCGGCGTCATTTCCCGGTACGTCATCACCGTCGGCGGCGTCGATTGGGCGGAAGAACTGCCCAAGCAATTGTTTGCCTGGTTCATCATGTTCGGCGTCGTACTCGCCGTTCAGACCGGCAATCATATTGCAGTCGATCTGGCGCTCCATGCACTGCCGGAGCGCGGCAAGCGCCTCGTCATGGTCCTGACCAGCGCAATTGTTGTCTTCGCCTACGCCTATCTGGCGCTCACCGCCCTTGAAGTCGCAGACATCGCGAAGTTCGAAATCAATCCCGTGCTCGGCACGCCGGGTAGCTTGCCTTACTTCGCGTTGGCGCTCGGCGCGATTCTGACCGCGCTCACGACAATGACCATTGCCATCAGGATCGGGCTCCTGGGCTCCGCGGCTGCTCCCCAAGCTAGGCCGGAGGATAGCGTTCAATGA
- a CDS encoding TRAP transporter large permease — MITVLIALFFGLLVLAIPVAHVLVIASGAAILYGNEFPVLLVVQQMVNQTQSFPLLALPFFILSGSLMMSGRLGENLIGFATELVQRYRGGLGSVTVVGSCVFGGVSGSAVADATALGGMLIPWQRRQGYPAAYTAANNASAATIAILIPPSIPFILYSLVSNVSVSSLFLAGVLPGLLLTAGFIAVNNISARLRGFPLNTQPFDKQRCLRLFVDALPALAMPILILVLLRFGIATPTEVSVLAVLYALFAGVVIYRDMTLPRFIDAMVSAGVATGVVMLVIMGSSVVGWLMTYAQMPQIFAQWCLTTLKEPWLVIVAMNVIMLIAGMFIDLPAAILLLGPIFVPLAQTIGLDLTQLGLMMVLNLAIGLYTPPVGTTLFISSSIAGVSIIKTASELWPFYLVALLTLLAFSYIPALTL; from the coding sequence ATGATCACCGTTCTGATTGCTCTCTTCTTCGGTCTTCTGGTGCTCGCGATTCCGGTAGCGCATGTGCTGGTGATCGCGTCTGGCGCCGCGATCCTTTACGGCAACGAATTCCCCGTCCTGCTGGTTGTCCAGCAGATGGTGAACCAGACCCAATCGTTTCCGCTGCTGGCGCTGCCGTTCTTCATCCTGTCGGGCAGCCTGATGATGAGCGGAAGGCTCGGCGAAAACCTGATCGGATTTGCGACTGAGCTGGTGCAACGTTATCGCGGCGGGCTCGGCTCCGTCACCGTTGTCGGGTCGTGTGTGTTCGGCGGCGTTTCCGGCTCGGCGGTCGCCGATGCTACGGCGCTTGGCGGAATGCTCATTCCCTGGCAGCGCCGGCAGGGCTATCCAGCGGCCTACACCGCGGCCAATAACGCCTCCGCCGCGACGATCGCGATTCTGATCCCGCCTTCGATTCCCTTTATTCTCTATTCGCTGGTGTCGAACGTCTCTGTTTCGAGCCTGTTTCTTGCCGGTGTGCTTCCAGGGCTGCTGCTGACCGCCGGATTCATCGCAGTCAACAATATCTCTGCGCGCTTGCGGGGCTTCCCGCTCAACACACAGCCTTTCGACAAGCAACGCTGCCTGCGCCTTTTTGTGGATGCGCTGCCGGCGCTTGCGATGCCCATCCTCATTCTCGTGCTGCTTCGCTTCGGCATTGCGACGCCCACCGAAGTTTCGGTGTTGGCCGTTCTGTACGCGCTGTTCGCCGGCGTCGTCATTTACCGCGACATGACTCTGCCGCGCTTCATCGACGCCATGGTATCGGCGGGCGTGGCGACGGGCGTTGTCATGCTTGTCATTATGGGTTCATCCGTCGTCGGTTGGCTGATGACCTATGCCCAGATGCCGCAGATCTTTGCGCAATGGTGCCTTACGACACTGAAAGAGCCATGGCTTGTTATCGTGGCCATGAACGTCATCATGCTGATCGCCGGCATGTTCATCGATCTTCCGGCCGCGATCCTGCTGCTCGGCCCGATCTTCGTGCCGTTGGCGCAGACGATCGGTCTCGATCTGACGCAGCTTGGCCTCATGATGGTGCTGAATCTGGCCATCGGCCTCTACACGCCGCCGGTCGGCACGACGCTGTTCATATCGTCGTCCATCGCAGGGGTGTCGATCATCAAGACCGCATCGGAACTGTGGCCCTTCTACCTTGTGGCGCTCCTCACGCTGCTGGCCTTCAGCTACATCCCTGCGTTGACGTTATAG
- the tkt gene encoding transketolase, translated as MANAIRFLSVDAILKAGEGHQGVPLGMAELATVLFAGHLKFDPTNPLWPDRDRFVLSNGHGSMLLYSLLHLSGYEKISIDQVMSFRELGSHCAGHPEYDPAAGIETTTGPLGQGIANALGMAIAEANLRARYGSDIVDHMTYAFVGDGCLQEGVGQEVISLAGHLGLGHLVFVWDDNQITDDGSTELSISENVAERFRVANWHVVEIDGHDTVAISKAFAAAKADPRPSLIAARTTIAKGVARLEGQRGGHSGKLFAADRAEMAGKLKWEAEPFHIPADVAAGWRAAGERSNPIRLDWEKRLSQLNEARGPEFARQADGRLPAAWRKTVLDCKASFAAAAEAVHSIQASSDVASRLYDVVPDIVVGCADLEAPTNHKRQLSAFTAKDNSGRYIHCGVREHAMGALANGMAAHGGVVPVAVTYLPFSDYERPAMRMAALMGLPTKFVFSHDSIGIGKNGPTHQPVEIIASLRAMPNMLVLRPADAVELAECWEILMEHTTGPASLICARQQLPTVRTDAGAANQSARGAYVLREPGGRRAVTLLATGSEVAIAVSAQELLQQHGIASAVVSMPSWELFEAQDKDYRDAVLGDAPRVAVEAAMKFGWERWIGDRGVFVGMKGFGASGPAEQLYRHFGITSEAVAAAAKSLL; from the coding sequence ATGGCGAATGCGATCCGGTTTTTATCGGTCGATGCCATATTGAAGGCGGGCGAGGGGCACCAGGGCGTACCGCTCGGAATGGCGGAGCTCGCCACCGTCCTGTTCGCCGGTCACCTGAAGTTCGACCCGACGAACCCGCTCTGGCCGGATCGAGACCGCTTCGTGCTTTCGAACGGCCACGGTTCGATGCTGCTCTATTCGTTGCTTCATCTGAGCGGATACGAGAAGATTTCGATAGATCAGGTCATGTCTTTTCGTGAGCTCGGCTCGCATTGCGCCGGCCATCCCGAATACGACCCGGCCGCAGGCATCGAAACGACCACCGGACCGCTCGGGCAGGGCATTGCCAACGCGCTGGGAATGGCGATTGCGGAAGCCAATCTTCGCGCCCGCTACGGCAGCGACATTGTCGATCATATGACTTACGCCTTCGTCGGAGACGGCTGTCTCCAGGAAGGCGTCGGTCAGGAGGTCATCTCGCTGGCCGGCCATCTTGGCCTCGGCCATCTGGTGTTCGTCTGGGACGACAATCAGATTACCGACGACGGCTCGACCGAACTGTCGATTTCAGAAAATGTCGCCGAGCGCTTCCGCGTTGCGAACTGGCACGTCGTGGAAATCGACGGTCACGACACGGTTGCGATTTCGAAGGCCTTTGCGGCCGCGAAAGCCGACCCGCGTCCGTCGCTGATCGCGGCGAGGACGACCATCGCCAAAGGCGTTGCGCGGCTTGAAGGACAGCGCGGCGGCCATAGCGGAAAACTGTTTGCTGCCGACCGGGCCGAAATGGCGGGGAAGCTGAAGTGGGAAGCCGAACCGTTCCATATCCCGGCCGATGTCGCGGCAGGCTGGCGAGCCGCCGGAGAGCGATCAAATCCGATCCGGCTGGATTGGGAGAAACGCCTGTCGCAACTCAATGAAGCGCGGGGACCCGAATTCGCGCGGCAGGCCGATGGTCGGTTGCCGGCGGCGTGGCGCAAGACGGTTCTCGATTGCAAGGCGTCATTCGCCGCGGCTGCCGAAGCCGTGCACTCGATACAGGCGTCGAGCGATGTCGCATCCCGTCTCTATGATGTCGTTCCAGATATTGTCGTCGGTTGTGCGGACCTCGAGGCGCCGACCAATCACAAGCGGCAGCTTTCAGCTTTCACCGCGAAGGACAACTCGGGGCGTTATATCCATTGCGGCGTGCGCGAACATGCCATGGGCGCGCTGGCGAACGGTATGGCCGCTCATGGCGGTGTCGTGCCGGTCGCCGTGACCTATCTGCCGTTTTCGGACTATGAGCGCCCCGCCATGCGAATGGCGGCTCTTATGGGGCTGCCGACCAAGTTCGTCTTCAGTCACGACTCAATCGGCATTGGCAAGAACGGGCCGACGCATCAGCCGGTGGAGATCATCGCATCGCTGCGCGCGATGCCGAACATGCTGGTGTTGCGGCCGGCCGATGCCGTTGAATTGGCGGAGTGCTGGGAAATCTTGATGGAGCACACCACGGGCCCGGCTTCGCTCATTTGCGCGCGTCAGCAGTTGCCCACCGTGAGAACAGACGCAGGCGCGGCCAATCAAAGCGCGCGCGGCGCCTATGTGCTCCGCGAGCCGGGTGGCCGCCGTGCCGTGACGCTGCTGGCGACAGGGTCTGAAGTCGCGATTGCAGTGTCGGCGCAGGAACTGCTCCAGCAGCATGGCATCGCTTCGGCGGTTGTGTCGATGCCGAGTTGGGAGCTGTTCGAAGCCCAGGACAAAGATTATCGCGACGCTGTCCTCGGCGACGCTCCGCGCGTTGCCGTCGAGGCCGCGATGAAGTTCGGTTGGGAACGCTGGATTGGTGACCGCGGTGTCTTCGTGGGCATGAAGGGCTTTGGCGCCTCGGGGCCTGCCGAGCAGCTTTATCGCCATTTCGGCATTACTTCTGAAGCGGTCGCGGCCGCTGCCAAGTCGTTGTTGTAG
- a CDS encoding helix-turn-helix domain-containing protein, translating to MERPKEDQAIIDLVAENVAELRRGLNLSQEALADRAEVDRTYVSQVERGLRNVTISVLARLAKALETSPDRLLVPKASPKKGQRV from the coding sequence ATGGAGAGACCGAAAGAAGACCAAGCGATCATCGACCTCGTGGCCGAGAACGTCGCCGAACTGCGTCGGGGGTTGAACCTTTCGCAGGAGGCGCTGGCGGACCGTGCCGAGGTCGATCGGACTTATGTAAGTCAGGTTGAGCGCGGGCTTAGGAACGTGACGATTTCTGTGCTCGCGAGGCTCGCGAAAGCCCTTGAGACGAGTCCCGACAGGCTGTTGGTACCGAAGGCCAGTCCCAAGAAAGGACAACGCGTCTAA
- a CDS encoding DUF3768 domain-containing protein, with amino-acid sequence MIAQLNADKAARRREVDRECHIRKLNDDLRCRDGKGRVLITNAVEALGSIIVRQLLELITAYDSFPTENDPHDFGIIEACGQVFYWKIDYFDLALEMHSPDPSDPAVTERVLTLMLSSDY; translated from the coding sequence ATGATCGCCCAATTAAATGCAGATAAGGCGGCTAGGAGACGTGAAGTGGATCGAGAATGCCACATTCGGAAGCTAAACGACGATCTAAGGTGCCGAGACGGCAAAGGCCGCGTGCTGATTACAAACGCCGTGGAAGCCCTCGGATCGATCATCGTAAGGCAACTGCTTGAACTGATTACTGCCTACGATAGCTTTCCGACAGAGAATGATCCGCACGATTTCGGGATTATCGAAGCTTGCGGGCAGGTCTTCTATTGGAAGATCGACTACTTTGATCTCGCCCTGGAGATGCACTCTCCGGACCCAAGCGATCCTGCGGTAACGGAGCGCGTTCTGACGCTCATGTTGAGTTCAGACTATTAG
- a CDS encoding phage/plasmid primase, P4 family yields the protein MSSKIQFTENAASAGVTRRRNRVSKRLRTVARQYAASHSLAVVPMHGLVSGRCACHLAEKCPQAGKHPASSNGVKDATSDTELVKCAWRTNRRANVGIATGKASGIVVLDIDPRNDGDATLLELEKALGKLPDTVTANTGGGGRHFVFKYPSVAVRNDSAGKVLGKGVDILSDGKIMVAPPSRHASGRRYEWAAGKSFDHINVAELPVAWIEKMVNAKPAQMDLPQPPTENVKIKDGARNTTLTAMGGGLRHYGATAEVLEAALSAFNAKQCEPPLDHADVQKIAYGIAKRYQVGSTAGDAAENMMRLVLDRHFAGGEHLLFGKDQRFWYYGGKFWEPADREWVRGRILETIASIPRGKQQTSSLVSQTETLLKTKLALREDPLAFQSSPPCVINCSNGELWIDDAGKPGLRPHNPRSYLRQYIDVVYNPKAKCPLYKKALLEIFSESENPARMRQYWDELAGYLMQPRRDYPMIPILLGSGSNGKTLLTRLLTALLGQNQVLTRDVESLADSRFAMGDLLGKLLFIDDDVKAGARLPDGVLKTISEEKPVTGEPKYGKPFSFVVRSVPVLLCNNVPTLADLSYGMLRRLVVIPFDRRFKGKDRDPQLLMKITEGEMSGILNRSLRGYARLVKRKGFKPPKPIRKATANWLNQANPIPAFVEEMCIKDADKYVWMKDLYETYKEWAEKAGYTMKQNQQSFRRNLEHLNYKAQRGNKGQKISGLDLKK from the coding sequence ATGTCATCCAAGATACAATTCACCGAGAATGCCGCATCTGCCGGAGTGACGCGGCGACGAAATAGAGTCTCCAAGCGTCTCAGAACTGTTGCGCGACAATACGCCGCTTCACATTCGCTAGCGGTGGTCCCGATGCACGGATTGGTGAGCGGCCGCTGCGCGTGCCATCTCGCCGAAAAGTGCCCTCAAGCAGGCAAACACCCTGCTAGCTCGAACGGTGTGAAGGATGCCACTTCGGACACCGAATTGGTGAAGTGTGCTTGGCGAACAAATCGCCGGGCGAACGTCGGCATCGCAACGGGTAAAGCCTCCGGCATCGTCGTGCTCGATATCGACCCGCGAAATGATGGCGATGCTACCTTGTTAGAGTTGGAGAAAGCCCTCGGCAAACTGCCCGACACTGTCACCGCCAATACGGGCGGCGGCGGCCGCCATTTCGTCTTCAAGTATCCTTCCGTCGCAGTGCGTAACGATAGCGCCGGTAAAGTGCTTGGAAAAGGCGTCGATATTCTCTCAGACGGGAAGATCATGGTCGCTCCGCCTAGTCGTCATGCTTCCGGGAGGCGGTACGAGTGGGCAGCGGGCAAGTCGTTCGACCACATCAACGTCGCTGAGCTACCGGTCGCGTGGATAGAAAAGATGGTCAACGCCAAGCCTGCTCAGATGGACCTACCCCAGCCACCTACAGAGAATGTAAAAATCAAAGACGGCGCACGGAATACCACGCTCACTGCTATGGGCGGAGGCCTCCGGCACTACGGGGCGACAGCCGAGGTTCTTGAAGCTGCCCTAAGTGCGTTCAACGCCAAGCAATGTGAGCCACCACTCGACCACGCGGATGTTCAAAAGATCGCCTATGGTATCGCAAAGCGCTACCAAGTCGGGAGCACAGCCGGTGATGCTGCCGAAAATATGATGCGCCTAGTTCTCGACCGGCACTTTGCTGGCGGGGAGCATTTGCTGTTCGGCAAGGACCAACGCTTCTGGTATTACGGTGGCAAGTTTTGGGAACCGGCCGATAGGGAATGGGTGAGGGGTCGCATCCTCGAAACCATCGCGAGCATCCCGCGTGGTAAGCAGCAAACGTCGTCATTGGTGAGCCAAACGGAGACGTTGCTCAAGACCAAGCTGGCACTCCGAGAGGATCCGCTCGCGTTCCAGAGCTCGCCGCCCTGCGTTATTAACTGCTCGAACGGCGAGCTTTGGATCGACGACGCCGGGAAACCAGGGTTACGGCCTCACAATCCGCGGTCGTACCTGCGTCAGTATATCGACGTAGTCTATAATCCGAAGGCGAAGTGTCCACTCTACAAGAAGGCTTTGCTCGAAATTTTCTCGGAATCGGAGAATCCCGCGCGGATGCGCCAGTACTGGGACGAACTGGCCGGATACCTGATGCAGCCACGTAGGGACTACCCGATGATTCCGATCCTTCTGGGATCGGGATCCAACGGAAAAACCTTGCTAACCCGACTGCTCACGGCGCTGCTCGGACAAAATCAGGTGCTCACCCGAGATGTAGAAAGCCTTGCCGATAGTCGATTTGCAATGGGCGACTTACTTGGAAAGCTTCTGTTCATCGACGACGACGTTAAAGCGGGCGCACGCCTCCCCGACGGGGTCTTGAAGACGATCAGCGAGGAGAAGCCAGTTACCGGCGAGCCAAAATACGGCAAACCATTTTCATTTGTTGTCCGATCAGTCCCCGTGCTCCTCTGCAACAACGTGCCGACGCTTGCGGATCTTTCATACGGAATGCTCCGTCGACTAGTTGTGATTCCGTTCGACCGGCGCTTTAAAGGAAAAGATCGCGATCCTCAACTGTTGATGAAGATCACTGAAGGCGAAATGTCAGGAATTCTAAACCGTTCACTGCGGGGATACGCACGACTAGTCAAACGGAAAGGCTTCAAGCCGCCAAAGCCAATTAGAAAGGCAACCGCAAACTGGTTAAATCAAGCCAATCCAATTCCCGCCTTCGTCGAGGAGATGTGCATAAAGGACGCCGACAAGTACGTCTGGATGAAGGACTTGTACGAGACATACAAAGAATGGGCTGAAAAGGCTGGCTATACGATGAAGCAGAACCAACAAAGCTTCCGACGCAACTTGGAACATCTGAACTACAAAGCCCAGCGCGGAAATAAAGGGCAAAAGATCAGCGGCCTTGACTTGAAAAAGTAA
- a CDS encoding helix-turn-helix transcriptional regulator, giving the protein MAKLLDQNQVSERWGVSVRTLERYRLTGTGPRFIRIGRLVRYRESDLEEYVFDHVRTSTSQSKVKV; this is encoded by the coding sequence GTGGCAAAGCTTTTAGATCAAAACCAAGTCTCGGAACGCTGGGGCGTCTCGGTTCGCACCCTCGAGCGCTATCGCCTCACCGGCACTGGCCCGCGGTTCATTCGTATCGGAAGGCTTGTCCGTTACCGCGAGTCCGATCTCGAAGAATACGTCTTCGACCATGTCCGAACCTCAACCTCTCAATCAAAGGTTAAGGTCTGA
- a CDS encoding tyrosine-type recombinase/integrase → MASGSITLRSVAALKPGHTIWDGGHNEAVKGFGARRQKGVPVYVLKFRILGRQRFLTIGRHGSPWTPEQARREARRLLGEVASGKDPQTEKATARERAADTLVEIAKKYLTVAKATQKPRSYLETERHLHQNWKPLHTVSVFDISRRQVAARLTQLQSERGPVAAARARAALSAMFNWAIREGWEIEVNPVFGTNKPAEPPARERVLSGNELREIWTSCSEDDYGRIVKLLILTGQRREEVGGMRFSELDSSRTTWTIPSSRTKNRREHLVPLSAGARDIVPAQGGNGEFCFGEGPRRAGDTLRGFSGWSKAKRLLDDRILEKRRICDPRAVPLEWRLHDLRRTCATVMADRLGILPHVIEAILNHVSGHKAGVAGVYNRAKYITTARDALSLWAEYLRQTVAPEKAAL, encoded by the coding sequence ATGGCATCCGGCAGCATCACTCTCCGGTCGGTTGCAGCACTCAAGCCGGGCCACACAATATGGGACGGTGGACACAATGAAGCGGTCAAAGGATTTGGCGCACGACGGCAGAAAGGAGTGCCGGTTTACGTCCTGAAATTTCGCATCTTGGGCCGACAACGCTTTCTCACCATCGGCCGACACGGCTCGCCCTGGACCCCTGAGCAGGCACGCAGAGAGGCTAGGCGGCTTCTGGGCGAAGTCGCGAGCGGAAAAGACCCGCAAACCGAGAAGGCGACCGCCCGCGAGCGAGCTGCAGACACGCTGGTAGAAATCGCCAAAAAGTATCTGACGGTTGCAAAGGCTACCCAGAAGCCGCGCAGTTATCTTGAGACAGAGCGCCATCTGCATCAAAATTGGAAGCCATTACATACGGTGTCTGTATTCGATATCAGCCGTCGTCAGGTGGCAGCGCGATTGACGCAATTGCAGTCCGAGCGCGGCCCTGTTGCTGCGGCTCGTGCTCGTGCGGCCTTATCAGCGATGTTCAACTGGGCAATACGCGAAGGTTGGGAAATTGAGGTTAATCCCGTCTTCGGCACGAACAAACCTGCCGAGCCGCCCGCGCGAGAACGGGTGCTTAGCGGCAATGAGCTACGTGAAATTTGGACATCTTGCTCTGAGGATGACTACGGCAGGATCGTCAAACTATTAATTTTGACCGGCCAACGGCGTGAAGAGGTTGGGGGCATGCGTTTTAGCGAGCTAGATAGCTCCCGGACCACCTGGACAATCCCTTCATCCCGGACAAAGAATCGACGTGAACACTTGGTTCCGCTCTCAGCAGGCGCGAGAGACATCGTCCCGGCTCAAGGTGGCAATGGTGAATTTTGCTTTGGAGAAGGTCCGAGACGTGCAGGCGATACGCTGCGCGGATTTTCCGGATGGTCAAAAGCCAAGCGATTGCTTGACGATAGAATTTTAGAGAAACGGCGCATTTGCGACCCGCGCGCGGTGCCCTTGGAATGGAGGCTGCATGATCTTAGGCGCACCTGCGCGACTGTAATGGCGGATCGCTTAGGCATTTTGCCACATGTGATCGAGGCAATTTTGAACCACGTCAGCGGGCACAAAGCCGGGGTGGCTGGAGTGTACAATCGTGCAAAATATATCACGACCGCGCGCGATGCTTTGTCCCTTTGGGCCGAGTATCTCCGACAGACGGTTGCTCCTGAAAAGGCCGCTCTTTAA
- a CDS encoding ABC transporter ATP-binding protein, producing MLDIHNLNTHYGTSHIIQGIDLNIDRGAVIGVFGRNGVGKSTFLKTIAGWVRPSKGEVVFNGERIDGQTADRIARLGIGFVPEDRRIFPSLTVEENLTLGYLQVPHRSGADNNAALQRIYRRFPRLLERRNQNGTTLSGGEQQILAMARVMIGRPKLLLIDEPTEGLAPMIVADLFAIISEMKAEGCTILLVEQNVRQALKACDRFIVIERGRIVQSGDSANEQDRTTLMNTISF from the coding sequence ATGTTAGACATCCATAATCTCAACACGCACTACGGCACCAGCCACATCATTCAGGGCATCGATCTCAACATTGATCGCGGCGCCGTCATTGGCGTATTCGGCCGCAACGGCGTCGGAAAATCGACATTTCTGAAGACTATTGCCGGGTGGGTTCGGCCATCGAAAGGTGAAGTCGTCTTCAACGGTGAGCGCATCGACGGCCAGACCGCTGACCGTATCGCTCGCCTGGGCATCGGTTTTGTGCCGGAAGACCGGCGCATCTTTCCGAGCCTCACAGTTGAAGAGAATCTCACGCTCGGCTACCTGCAAGTGCCGCACCGGTCTGGCGCCGACAACAATGCCGCGCTTCAGCGTATTTATCGGCGCTTTCCGCGCCTTTTGGAGCGGCGTAATCAGAACGGGACGACGTTATCGGGCGGTGAGCAGCAAATCTTGGCCATGGCTCGCGTCATGATCGGCAGGCCCAAGCTGTTGCTCATCGACGAGCCCACCGAAGGTTTGGCGCCGATGATCGTTGCCGATCTGTTTGCGATCATCAGTGAGATGAAAGCGGAAGGTTGCACAATCCTGCTGGTTGAACAGAATGTTCGCCAGGCGCTGAAAGCGTGCGACCGCTTTATCGTTATCGAGCGCGGCCGTATCGTGCAAAGCGGCGATTCCGCCAATGAGCAAGATCGCACCACGCTGATGAATACGATTTCATTCTAG